In Rosa rugosa chromosome 4, drRosRugo1.1, whole genome shotgun sequence, the genomic stretch CCTCTAGATAGAAGGGCAATTTCAAGGCCGCGACCTCTGTTTCTTGATGTTTCTGAGCCTTGTGTCATCTTTTTTCAGCTTTTGTGGATTTGTTGCAAGTTTACTTCATTGACTCAGAGAAATCAAGTTGCTAATGTGGTTGTGTttcagaaataaaaaagaataccgTTACAGAATGAGAGTTTTATTACATTGATTTTCGTATGTCATGGTGAATTAATTTTCCACAATAAGATTACTTAACAAAACCATGAAATAATGTGTTGGTTTGAAATCCTGTTATAACTATGGATTTAAAACACTGAAGTATAGATGTATGTTGTCTCTTCTTTACAAACAAACCGAATTCCCCAAAGAACCAGATATTTTAAAGGAAATGAGAATAATATTAGTTTGAAACATTGATAAACTACTTTTGGACTTGGACTAGGAATAATGTATCTAAGGACTAGAATCTAGAACAAAATATTTGAACAAACTAGAGACTTGTAGCCCTAGTAGTACATTATGAATATTTACCTGTACGCATATCTAATGTGCCAATTTCCACTGTTAAACAGTGACAAGCGTGGACTGTGGCCTACCATTATATCGATACTGTCCAAACTTAACCACCCagtaggtgttgggttttaactAGGGCTGTTAATTCTGACACGACCAAATCACACGACTCGAAAATCGCACGAAATAAAATGGGTTGCACCCGCACAATTAAAAAGAAGGTCTACTGCCATGACCTATTTAATAAACGGGTTGGCCGCgggcagtggcggagccagaatttCTTATCAAGTGGGGCACAAAATTAgaatttaaatatatatatcaaaattttaataaaaaaataataaagtaaaataaaattaaggtaatattaatatttttctcaaaattacggattttattaataaactttaagggaaatgatggaaaaggtcatattagagtatgaaatgataaaaatgtcacctagttttccacttgataaaaaggtccataatgaattgttagtaatattaatttagtccttatgaataatgaggtgatgtaaaaaaaggtcagtttttattttttttgattcCCATTCTGCCCTTaaagccaactctctctctctctctctctcttcttcttcccctcaCAGAGACACAGACCTCCAGAAGCAGTTCCTTACCGGATTAACCAAGACGTCGATCTCTTCATTTTCATCACTGACCGCGAAGCCGATATCTGCTTCAGTGTCGCCTGTGATTTGTTATCCACAATCGGAAGCAGGAGACCGCAAAATAGGCCAAGACACCAAGAGAAGCGTTCCCGAGACTGTTCCGACGATGCCAAATTTCGACGAGCGAAAAACCTCACCGGCTGTCACCACCTCCACTGGTAAGCGCATTTGTTGTGTTAATCACTAGATTTGATTCGGAAATAGGTTCAGAgcctcttttcttcttcgattcattCTGCGATCGATTGATTCGTTTGGTTTTTAAgatatcaaaatcaaatttgTTCTTTGTTGCTGTGCTAATAGGGTTTGGCTTAATCTAGAGAAGGCTGCTGATGTTATAGTGCCGCGGTTTATTGGTTTCAGAGGTTAACTCATTCCTTGGCTAATTTGTTTCTTCTCTTAACAATCTTTGATGATTCGTTGTTTTTTGGGTTGGATGATTCGATTTTAATCGAGATCAGTTGTGGTTTTTGTTGGTGTGATTTAGGACTGGACTGGTTTGATGGCGGTGGCTATTGAGGTTTATATATCAAACGGTTTTGTAAATCAGTTAATTGTTTTGCATATATGGAATTATTGTTTCGTTTAAAACCTTTACTACATCTCAGAACAACCTTGGTGAGATCACTGAGATGTGAATTGTGATGCATCATGGTTTTGTTGATGTGTTATTAGGATTTGGCCGGTGAAGGCTGCAGTCCGTACATATAGCTTTAAGGTAAATTGGTAGAAATATAGTGAAGTCAGGATTTGCCATAAGGTTTTAGGGGATTTGTTATAGCAACATTTATTAGAAGAAGAATGTATTACTGAGGGTTTTATCTAAAGAGAAGTGCATAATAGTGCAAAGTTCAATCTTGATTCTATTGAAATATATGCAGCATGTATACTCTGTTTGTGTATGTGTGTGATTACTAAAGAATATGAGAAGTTATTGTATAACTGTGAATTCGAGTTATTTTAGGAAGTTCGCAGTGTAAAATACTATCAAGTTTACATCACTCATGTATGTTGTGTTAGTTATAGAAAATTAAAGGGCACTATTATTTTTAACATGGTTATCTACTTATCTGGGCCTGAAAGCTTTAAGGTACAGAATGTCATGTAGTTTTGTATACTGAGTTAGTGTTTATAGATTACTGAAGTAGATGGGAATGCTGATGTTGGTTCATACACTGAATTATATAGAATTAATGGTATTTAGCTTCCACCAAACTGCAAGAAGAATCATGGCAAAATACACTATTGAGTTGATAGTATGTGGCTGTGTGCCAACCGTTCCTTTATAATCCAATATATTCATAGTTATGGTTTTGGTGCACTCAACGGCTATTATTATCCGTGGTCAACATGCTTTGGGCTTGAAGGCTGAacaattttatttctttatttaatGAGGCTTCCTTTTAGTGTTTGGATCAGTGGCAATACAGGAAACTATTTGAAATAATCTGgagtagtattttttttttcttgtttcaatTGATTAGTTGAAGATAATGGATTGGAATTCCCTTATTTTCTTTGAACTCAGGGATGTATTTCAGTGCTCAGTGTTAATAAGCTTTTAGCAGGTTTGTCATGCATGGCACAAAAACTTGGTAAAGAAATGTTTGGAGGACGAGATGCGAGCTACAGTATCAAGAAGGCTTCATCAGGAAGTAGATGACATATGTCAACAAAGAGGAACAAATGGTTTGTTTGCGGATCTCATGGAAGATTTTGTTGATGCATAAAATTTTGTGGATTATCTGAAGGCAACTTGGTATCCTAGAATTTGTTTATGGCTTAGGATGCAGGTCATTGGCCAATCATACAGTAGTAGCTTACGAaatcaattagttttttttttttatatcttttTATGATCCAAGTTAAAGTTATTCATTATGTTAAAACAGTCCATAAATTTACGACTTTATGTTAAATTAGCTCATGTCTTCTGTTTGTATATCCTGtacaaaattgtgaaaatgagaaaatcaccagtgactttgacagttacatgatcagtgatATGGTCAATGACATGTGATTGATTTTGACATGGCCAGTAACTTTGTCAGTGACTTGAGGCTAACAGTGATATagtcagtgacttgaggttaacagtgacttggccagggaTTGATTGTGATGTGGTCAGCGACATGACCAGTAACTTGAGGTTAACattgacttgaccagtgacttggccaggtATTGACAGTGATATGTTCATGACTGTAACATGGCCAGTGACATAGTCAGTGACCTCACTTACTAGAGACTTAGTCCGACCAATGACTTCATTAGCTAGTGACTTGACATGTTCTTGTTCCATTtttaaaataagaaggttagcattgagtttgcaagttacatgatcagtaaCTTGGCCAGCTACTGATCTAGCCAGTGAAGTCACATGCCATGTCAATGACAATGTCAGTGACATGATcaattacatggtcagttacatacattgtaagatacatggtcagttacatgatcaggtacatggttagttacacggtcagttacatggtcagttacatgatcagttacataatctgtgacatgaggttAACACACGTTGCCAAAGAGTTGGCCTTTTCCAGTGACTTCTCTGGCCAATGACTTGTCTagcgacctggccagtgacctcactaaCTAGGGATTTGGCCTGAGCAATGACTTCACAGGCCAGGGATTAACAATGACATGTTCATGACtatgacatggccagtgacttaagGTAAACAGTGACTTGACTAGTGACCTCGCTTACTAGAGATTTGGCCTGGCCAGtaattgacagtgacatgttAAAAAAGTATATAACGACACCAGGGAGATGACGAAAGAACCGTTTGTGACATAACATAGATTCTATCATCTCGAAATCACAGTTCAACTTCTTTGTTAGAATATGCAGCTCCAACCAAAAAAATACTATATACAACAGTTGCATAAATGTAAATGGAATTATGTATACATGTTACAGCAATATAGAAAATCATTATGAGCATTTGCATAAATGTAAATGGAATTCTGTATCCAATTGACGCCGGGCCTGAAATTACTACACCAAGCTTAAGAGACCTGAAATAACCATGATCAAAATTAAATCAGATATAGAAAATCAAAGATACAATCAAAATGAGAGTATCACATCCTCAAAGTAGCATTActccaaaattgaaaaacaataTGTAAATACAGGTGAAAGGAGGAAGCTAAAAGACCAAATGTAAACCAAAAATGTTCACCACAGCTTTCACGTGCTCAAAAATATTATAGAGTATGAAGTTCCAAAAACTATTGGCTGCAAATAAACACTTACTAAAGATCTTTCCCTGTCTGCGTATCATTGTGGAAACTACTCCATTGTCAACTTTAGGACAACTGTTGTCAAGTCAATATTCACATAGCAAGAAGATCCATGGCACATTTATTAAACATTGAATAAGTAGCTGCAGGATAGCGTATGCTTTGAGTATGGAGCATGGAAAAGACCTGCATATCACCACATTACTCAAATAATGCACTTCCTATCTAATCATTAATAAACTAAGTAGTTCCACATGCACAAATGATGCTAAAGATTCTTATAATCACCACAATGAATAACAAATTACTGGAACCTCGAAACTATCCAAGTATCCATATGATCATTTCCATTAAGACGAAAATTAGTGATCAGAAATTTACACAGACCGAAAATCGATTTGTGCATCACAACTGAAATGCAAAAGAACCCTGACAAACCAACACCGaagtaaaaaaagaagaagcaaaaggcAACTTCATCCTTTCAAAATGAACAAGCTAACTCTTTCGAAACCTCAAAATGATCCATATGGATCGTCTCTATTAGCATGAAAATTAGTTATGCAAGTTTGCTACTGAAAGCGGCAGAGTGCAACTTCAAAACGAAAGAAACGAACCGATTGTCGGAATGAGCAAAAACTAACACGATCAAACCAGTTTCTGGCCACAATTACAGTTCAATTTTTACTTCAACAATAAAACCTGGACTTACCTTGATGGTGAGGTCGAGAGGGAGAGCCCAGGCGATGGGGTTGTGCTTGGAGGCTCGTCGTCTCGCCGAGCTCTTACCGGAGCCTCGAGGAGCACCGATCCCAACTGCAGGGCGTGATCAATGAGCTTGATCTGATCGGCGTCGGAGTCGCGGAAGTCGAGGATCCGCTCGAAGGAGAGATCGACGGCAAGGGCGGCGAGTCGGAGAAGCCGAGGAAGGTCTCAAGGAGGTGGTCGCGGTCAAGGAGGTTGAGATGGTACAGGTTTgtgtggagagagagatagattttGGTAAAGGGTTGAATGGATAACATATTAACggaagggagggagagagagccagcagtggcagtttttgtaattaagtttaactctagtggtaggttgtTAATAGGTgcccttaattatcatggggacATTTGTGGTGTCTGGATTATCATAAAgtactttaaaatgacctcttctATCATTGTCCCTCTTTATAACTTTAGATATTAGATAATTTTTCATTAGGGAgatataatttatttttaatttttaaaactataaggaaaaaatatattattgttctcacaaagaaagaaaaaaattgaaagaagtaATTTTCCCAACATCCATGATTCGAACCTGAGACCAATTACAAAATCAATGCACATCTTGCCACTACACCAAGTTGGCTGATAGTCCTGATACTGACGTTGCTATAATCTAGGCTATTTAAACAAGTTTCTATGtacagaaattgaaaaaaaatataaaagtcAGTGGGGCACGGGACCTACTGGGTCCCCATGTGGCTCCGCCCCTGGCCGCAGGTCAAACCGCCAACATGAAGTGAACTAGTATAACTCATTAATTATGGATTATGCTatatttcttcttgaaattttggatgttgggagtatttgatcctaTGTTTGGACAACTTGAAATATTTTCACTCATCATTATTGCATTTAATTATCCAtgatatatattattatattcTTCTTCTGGTGGAGTTTTTAATGAATTTATGCATTTCTTTTAGTTAAAATGGGTCGCAATGTTAActcttaaatgagtcatttctTCCGACACGACACGACATATTTATTAAATAAGTTAAAATGGGTTGGAAATGGGTAACCTGTTTAATAAATAAGTTTTTAATGTGGGATATTTCCtttccaacacgccccctcacgtgcaatgTAACTCTAGGCTTGCATGTGAAATCAATTAACAATCCAATTTCCACATtgaaaattgggacacaagtcccatattggagacttggtcaatTAATCATCTAAGGCCCACATCGGGTAATTGGTAACAATCCAATCGGAATATTTCCGATAGCCAATTTAATTAACACAAATTGGGTCTTTGACAATTAGAGACATAATTGGTGAgagacctgctctgataccatgtaaaATAGTGACAAACGTGGCCCGTGGCTGACCACTGTACTGATACTATCTAAACTTAACCACACGGTAGGTGTTGAATTTTAACACAAAAAACTTCGGTATAATTGAGTGTGATTCACCAACTTATAATATATCTCTTGTCTCTTTTTTAATGTGAGATATTTTTTCTGCAACATCCACAACACCCAATATCGCTAATTATCATCAACAAAAGATGATGCATTATTTAGCGGATAGTACTTGGCTGACCAGGTGTGGTTAGCACTTCCTGACCAGGTTTTGGATGCTCCTCTAAGTATCCTACACGTGTCCCTCTTTCTTTTC encodes the following:
- the LOC133744787 gene encoding uncharacterized protein LOC133744787 translates to MESNSSSSFFFLTKETQKSKHCTTTDHHQSQLSLSLSLFFFPSQRHRPPEAVPYRINQDVDLFIFITDREADICFSVACDLLSTIGSRRPQNRPRHQEKRSRDCSDDAKFRRAKNLTGCHHLHWVWLNLEKAADVIVPRFIGFRGLSCMAQKLGKEMFGGRDASYSIKKASSGSR